One segment of Saprospiraceae bacterium DNA contains the following:
- the glmS gene encoding glutamine--fructose-6-phosphate transaminase (isomerizing), which yields MCGIVAYIGAQKAYPIVIKGLQRLEYRGYDSAGIALQNGSLNVFKKKGKVADLIEFTKGKNINGNIGMGHTRWATHGKPDDINAHPHTSGNGRLVLIHNGIIENYALLKSSLTNLGHTFKSETDTEVLVHLIEEVQQAEDLPLEEAVRQALTQVHGAYAIVVMDSKDPHKLVAARKSSPLVIGVGDNEFLIASDATPIVEHTKNVVYLNDEEVATVTLDGEMLIKTLKNEVTNPAIHEIELQIEQLEKGGYDYFMLKEIFEQPTTIAECMRGRMDADEGWVRLGGMAEHLKRMVNAQRMIILGCGTSWHAGMIAEYLFEDLARLPVEVEYASEFRYRNPVVRDQDVVLAISQSGETADTYAALELAKQHGALTYGIVNVVGSSIARLTDCGSYIHVGPEIGVASTKAFTGQVTMLTMMALILGYERGYLPKSKYQKLVQALSLIPGKVDALLKNCHQQVRYIAGEFKDASNALYLGRGYNFPVALEGALKLKEISYIHAEGYPAAEMKHGPIALIDENMPVFVIATNKSAYEKIVSNIQEVKARKGVVIAVVTEGDESIKQLADYSIEIPETEEPFTPLLSVVPLQLLAYHIAVMRGCNVDQPRNLAKSVTVE from the coding sequence ATGTGTGGAATCGTCGCCTACATCGGTGCTCAAAAAGCCTATCCCATCGTCATCAAAGGCCTACAACGCCTTGAGTACCGTGGCTATGACAGCGCGGGCATCGCGCTGCAGAATGGCTCGCTCAATGTCTTCAAGAAAAAAGGCAAAGTGGCCGATTTGATAGAATTCACCAAAGGAAAAAATATCAATGGCAACATCGGCATGGGACACACCCGTTGGGCCACGCATGGCAAACCCGACGACATCAACGCGCACCCGCACACTAGCGGCAACGGACGGCTTGTGCTCATCCACAATGGAATCATCGAAAACTACGCGCTGCTGAAAAGCTCGCTGACCAACCTCGGCCACACATTCAAAAGCGAAACCGACACCGAAGTGCTCGTACACCTCATCGAGGAAGTACAGCAAGCCGAAGACCTGCCCCTCGAGGAAGCCGTCAGACAGGCGCTTACCCAAGTGCACGGCGCTTATGCCATCGTGGTAATGGATAGCAAAGACCCGCACAAACTGGTGGCCGCCCGAAAAAGCAGCCCGCTTGTGATTGGGGTGGGCGACAATGAATTTCTCATCGCCTCAGATGCTACCCCCATCGTGGAGCATACAAAAAACGTCGTTTATCTCAACGATGAAGAAGTTGCAACCGTCACGCTCGACGGAGAAATGCTCATAAAAACGTTGAAAAACGAAGTGACGAATCCTGCTATTCACGAAATCGAGCTTCAAATCGAACAGCTGGAAAAAGGGGGATACGACTATTTCATGCTGAAGGAAATCTTCGAACAACCCACCACCATCGCCGAATGTATGCGCGGACGCATGGATGCCGACGAAGGCTGGGTGCGCCTTGGCGGCATGGCAGAACACCTCAAGCGAATGGTGAATGCCCAACGCATGATTATCCTCGGCTGCGGCACTTCGTGGCATGCAGGCATGATTGCCGAATATCTCTTCGAAGACCTTGCGCGCCTCCCCGTAGAGGTTGAATACGCCTCCGAGTTCCGCTATCGCAACCCAGTCGTGCGCGACCAAGATGTGGTGTTGGCTATTTCTCAGTCCGGCGAAACAGCTGATACTTATGCAGCCCTTGAACTAGCCAAACAGCATGGCGCACTCACCTACGGCATTGTAAACGTAGTAGGCTCCTCCATCGCTCGCCTTACCGATTGCGGCTCATACATCCACGTTGGCCCAGAGATAGGCGTGGCATCCACCAAAGCCTTCACCGGCCAAGTGACCATGCTGACCATGATGGCGCTTATCCTGGGATACGAGCGAGGCTATTTGCCTAAATCAAAATATCAAAAATTGGTGCAGGCGCTTTCTCTCATTCCAGGCAAAGTGGATGCCCTGCTCAAAAATTGCCATCAACAAGTGCGGTACATCGCGGGGGAATTCAAGGATGCTTCCAACGCGCTTTATCTCGGGCGCGGCTACAACTTCCCGGTGGCGCTCGAAGGCGCACTCAAACTGAAAGAAATCAGCTACATCCATGCCGAAGGCTACCCAGCCGCAGAAATGAAGCATGGCCCCATCGCGCTCATTGACGAAAACATGCCCGTTTTCGTCATCGCCACCAACAAGAGCGCCTACGAAAAAATCGTTTCCAACATTCAAGAAGTAAAAGCTCGCAAGGGCGTGGTAATCGCCGTCGTGACAGAAGGCGACGAGAGCATCAAGCAACTTGCCGATTACTCTATCGAAATTCCTGAAACAGAAGAACCCTTTACACCGTTACTGTCCGTCGTGCCGTTGCAGTTGTTGGCCTACCACATAGCCGTCATGCGTGGCTGCAATGTGGACCAGCCCAGAAATCTGGCCAAATCCGTCACGGTGGAATAA
- a CDS encoding DUF4290 domain-containing protein produces MKVDIEYNTEKPSISYPEYGRSIQEMLQYAKTIESRPHRQKTVEAIVGLMMQLVPPGNNRNMDDYREKMWNHAFAIADYELDVNPPSGITIRREEERPKPDPIGYPASATRFRHYGNSIQALIKKAIEMPEGPKKEGFVEVIASYMKLAYKTWNKEHYVSDDIVKDDLEILSDGLLELHEGYESLDKLAAGAGKHDKDRRFQYQRNRGKQQSNGGGRKRSRGGNNYRKRKK; encoded by the coding sequence ATGAAAGTTGACATAGAATACAATACCGAGAAACCCTCCATCTCCTATCCTGAATACGGACGTTCCATTCAGGAAATGTTGCAATACGCCAAAACCATCGAATCGCGCCCGCATCGGCAAAAGACAGTGGAAGCCATTGTCGGCCTGATGATGCAACTCGTGCCGCCCGGCAACAACCGCAACATGGACGATTACCGCGAAAAGATGTGGAACCACGCTTTTGCCATCGCCGACTATGAGCTGGACGTGAACCCGCCTTCCGGCATCACCATTCGCCGCGAAGAGGAACGCCCCAAACCCGACCCCATTGGCTACCCAGCCTCCGCCACCCGATTCCGCCACTACGGCAACAGCATTCAGGCACTCATAAAAAAAGCCATCGAAATGCCCGAAGGCCCCAAAAAAGAAGGATTTGTCGAGGTGATTGCTTCCTATATGAAACTGGCCTACAAAACGTGGAACAAAGAACACTACGTCAGTGACGACATTGTGAAAGACGACCTCGAAATTCTTTCCGATGGCCTGCTCGAACTTCACGAGGGCTACGAGTCGCTCGACAAGTTGGCCGCCGGAGCAGGAAAGCACGACAAAGACCGCCGCTTCCAATACCAACGCAACCGTGGCAAACAACAAAGCAACGGTGGGGGACGCAAGCGCAGTCGGGGCGGCAACAACTATCGCAAGCGGAAAAAATAG
- a CDS encoding FAD-dependent oxidoreductase — protein sequence MKTTLLSMLRQAFGLAHLAHLQKDKSLDELLAEHESRRRFLKTAGQAGVLLGIGGPVMAEHFLENLGKPAPKIAIVGAGIGGLSAGYFLRRKRVQAVLFEGDKRPGGRIKSARIFDNGNLNTEIGAEFIDSNHSEMLFFARMLGLDTKIMDVEQDTFGQRDALFFENRHWSIREVLEEFKAVYPRIRADQKRLDGRGAARLDNISMGAYIDNLPVSSWVKKMLHAAYLGENGLETSEQSAANMLGVFEIRDEKILPYGISDERFKIIGGNEQITQGLAKMLETQIRYEHKLRSIRENANRSLTLSFSQNGTTYEETFDVVIVTLPFAVLRDLDIKMDLPPRKRRVISELGYGANTKFIVETQERTWRKAGYRGFLFNEQVPNGWDSAQMQQDNQGVGAFTCFFGGDRGKAAARGTEQEQLAYILPALDGAFPGTAASLTGKLELANWSANPFAKGSYSCFKVGQYTAFEGAAFEPVRQLYFAGEHCSTESWGFMNGAAETGRKAAEKILKKMGVR from the coding sequence ATGAAAACAACGCTGCTCTCCATGCTTCGCCAAGCATTCGGCTTGGCGCATCTCGCTCATTTGCAGAAAGACAAATCCCTTGATGAATTATTGGCCGAACACGAAAGCCGGCGTCGTTTCCTAAAAACGGCAGGGCAGGCCGGGGTGCTCTTGGGCATTGGCGGGCCTGTCATGGCAGAGCATTTTTTGGAAAATTTAGGGAAGCCCGCCCCTAAAATTGCGATTGTCGGGGCAGGCATTGGCGGGTTGAGCGCGGGTTATTTCCTTCGCCGCAAGAGAGTGCAGGCAGTGCTCTTTGAAGGCGACAAACGCCCGGGAGGGCGCATCAAAAGTGCTCGTATCTTTGACAATGGCAACCTCAACACCGAAATCGGCGCGGAATTCATTGATTCAAATCATTCCGAAATGCTGTTTTTTGCCCGTATGCTGGGGTTGGATACCAAAATCATGGATGTCGAGCAAGACACGTTTGGCCAAAGAGACGCGCTCTTTTTTGAAAATCGGCATTGGAGCATCCGCGAAGTATTGGAAGAGTTCAAAGCCGTTTACCCCCGCATTCGCGCCGACCAAAAACGCCTCGACGGGCGTGGCGCTGCTCGTTTGGACAACATCTCGATGGGAGCATACATTGACAATTTGCCCGTCAGCAGCTGGGTCAAGAAAATGCTTCATGCCGCCTATCTGGGCGAAAATGGCTTGGAGACATCCGAGCAAAGCGCGGCAAACATGTTGGGAGTCTTCGAGATACGCGATGAAAAAATACTCCCTTACGGAATTAGCGACGAGCGATTTAAAATCATTGGAGGCAACGAGCAAATCACGCAGGGATTGGCCAAAATGCTCGAAACACAAATCCGATACGAGCACAAATTGCGCTCCATCAGGGAAAACGCCAACCGCAGCCTCACGCTCAGCTTCAGCCAGAATGGCACCACCTACGAAGAAACGTTTGATGTCGTCATAGTCACCCTGCCCTTCGCTGTCCTGCGCGATTTGGACATCAAGATGGATTTGCCGCCGCGCAAGCGCCGCGTCATCAGCGAATTAGGCTATGGCGCCAACACAAAATTCATCGTAGAGACCCAAGAGCGCACCTGGCGAAAGGCAGGTTATCGCGGATTTTTATTCAACGAGCAAGTTCCCAATGGATGGGACAGCGCCCAAATGCAGCAAGACAATCAAGGTGTCGGAGCCTTCACCTGCTTCTTTGGTGGCGACAGAGGCAAAGCAGCAGCCCGCGGTACCGAACAGGAACAACTGGCATACATACTGCCCGCGCTTGATGGCGCATTCCCGGGCACCGCTGCCAGCCTCACGGGCAAGCTCGAACTCGCCAATTGGTCGGCCAACCCCTTCGCAAAAGGTAGTTATTCGTGCTTCAAAGTAGGCCAATATACTGCCTTTGAGGGAGCGGCCTTTGAACCCGTGCGGCAACTCTACTTTGCAGGCGAACATTGCAGCACCGAAAGCTGGGGATTCATGAACGGCGCGGCGGAGACCGGCCGGAAAGCCGCCGAGAAAATTTTGAAGAAAATGGGTGTGCGTTAA
- a CDS encoding transcriptional regulator yields MDVKEAKEKFIESWGKMASEWGINRSMAQVHALLLVSPEPLTADQVMQELDIARGNANMNLRALVDWGLVHKQLRNGERKEYFFAEKDMWTVVRQIIINRKKRELDPMLRVLDEMAGVEEKCPDSEHFCSVVRDIRTFSHKASLTLDSLVKADANWFTRTFLNMVR; encoded by the coding sequence ATGGATGTCAAAGAAGCAAAGGAAAAGTTTATTGAATCATGGGGTAAAATGGCCTCCGAATGGGGCATCAATCGCTCGATGGCACAAGTACACGCATTGCTATTGGTGTCGCCCGAGCCGCTTACCGCCGACCAAGTGATGCAAGAGCTTGACATCGCCCGGGGCAATGCAAACATGAACCTTCGCGCGCTGGTGGATTGGGGATTGGTGCACAAGCAGCTGCGCAACGGTGAGCGCAAAGAGTATTTTTTTGCCGAAAAAGATATGTGGACGGTGGTGCGCCAAATTATTATCAACCGCAAAAAGCGGGAACTTGACCCCATGCTGCGTGTGCTGGATGAGATGGCGGGCGTGGAAGAGAAATGTCCCGATTCGGAACATTTTTGCTCGGTGGTGCGCGACATACGCACATTCTCGCACAAAGCCAGCCTGACACTTGACTCTTTGGTGAAGGCAGATGCGAACTGGTTCACCCGAACATTCCTGAATATGGTGCGGTGA
- a CDS encoding MoxR family ATPase produces MHPPKQAQYLKTGREARRSFMDIQALNYRIHAESAFVEHLAAETAKVIVGQEVMLERLLIGLLTKGHILLEGMPGLAKTLAIKTLAQAVDAQFSRIQFTPDLLPADVIGTMIYNPATAAFSVRKGPVFANFVLADEINRAPAKVQSALLEAMQERQVTIGNETFRLEEPFLVLATQNPIEQEGTYPLPEAQVDRFLLKVKIGYPTKEEERDIVRRNLTGEQPQVHKVVSPAVLLRARELMHGIYMDEKIEQYILDLVFATRSPGEYGLKGLVPLINYGASPRASIAMAQASRALAFLRRRGYVIPEDVRAVAADVLRHRIGLTYEAEAENVTPEDIIGKVLNTVEVP; encoded by the coding sequence ATGCATCCGCCGAAGCAAGCCCAATATCTGAAAACGGGCCGAGAGGCACGTCGAAGCTTTATGGATATTCAGGCGCTCAACTATCGAATTCACGCTGAAAGTGCTTTTGTGGAACATCTCGCTGCCGAAACCGCCAAAGTCATCGTGGGTCAGGAAGTGATGCTCGAAAGGCTGCTCATCGGCCTGCTCACCAAAGGTCACATCCTGCTCGAAGGGATGCCCGGGCTAGCAAAAACATTGGCCATCAAGACGCTCGCACAAGCCGTGGACGCCCAATTCAGCCGCATTCAATTCACGCCCGATTTGCTGCCAGCGGATGTGATTGGAACCATGATTTACAACCCGGCCACCGCCGCATTTTCGGTTCGGAAAGGGCCAGTGTTTGCCAACTTTGTGTTGGCCGACGAAATCAACCGCGCCCCCGCCAAGGTGCAAAGCGCCTTGCTGGAAGCCATGCAAGAGCGCCAAGTCACCATTGGCAACGAGACCTTTCGCTTGGAGGAACCTTTCCTCGTATTGGCCACACAAAACCCCATCGAGCAAGAAGGCACCTACCCGCTACCAGAAGCGCAAGTGGACCGTTTTTTACTGAAAGTGAAAATAGGCTACCCCACCAAAGAAGAAGAACGCGACATCGTGCGCCGCAACCTGACGGGCGAACAGCCCCAAGTGCACAAAGTGGTGTCGCCAGCGGTGTTGCTCCGCGCGCGTGAATTGATGCACGGCATTTACATGGACGAAAAAATCGAGCAGTACATCCTCGACCTCGTCTTCGCCACTCGCTCGCCGGGCGAGTACGGCCTCAAAGGACTTGTGCCGCTCATCAACTATGGCGCATCGCCCCGCGCCAGTATCGCCATGGCACAAGCCTCGCGAGCTTTGGCATTCTTGCGTCGGCGCGGCTACGTCATCCCAGAGGATGTGCGGGCTGTCGCTGCCGATGTGCTGCGCCACCGCATAGGCCTCACCTACGAGGCCGAAGCGGAAAATGTGACACCCGAAGACATTATTGGGAAAGTGCTGAACACGGTGGAAGTGCCATAA
- a CDS encoding DUF58 domain-containing protein produces the protein MDTAELIRKVRKVEIKTRRLTRNLFAGGYHSAFKGRGMSFSEVRQYQFGDDVRTIDWNVTARTGEPHIKIFEEERELTVMLLVDVSGSSFFGTTGQWKQEVLTEICALLAFSADSNNDKVGVLLFSDRNELYISPKKGRQHTLRIIRELLNVQPSDRGTDLAGAMQFARNVLKKRSVCFILSDFWASDYDAALRVLARRHDCVGIHCWDPRERKLPDVGLLCVRNAESGKKTWLDTTDPTVREHYIERFDESRDYAAKAFRRAGADFISLQTTESYATTLLHFFEKRARVGTH, from the coding sequence ATGGATACTGCCGAACTCATCAGAAAAGTCAGAAAGGTCGAAATCAAGACCCGGCGACTGACGCGCAACCTTTTTGCGGGGGGCTACCATAGCGCCTTCAAAGGGCGAGGCATGTCGTTCAGCGAGGTGCGGCAATACCAGTTTGGCGACGATGTGCGGACAATTGACTGGAACGTGACCGCACGCACCGGAGAGCCACACATCAAGATTTTTGAGGAAGAACGCGAGCTGACCGTGATGCTATTGGTAGATGTGAGCGGCTCCTCGTTTTTTGGCACCACTGGTCAATGGAAACAAGAAGTGCTGACCGAAATCTGTGCCTTGCTGGCCTTTTCCGCCGACTCGAACAACGACAAGGTGGGGGTACTGCTTTTTTCCGACCGCAACGAACTTTACATCTCCCCCAAAAAAGGTCGGCAACACACGCTACGCATCATTCGCGAATTGCTCAACGTGCAGCCTTCCGACCGAGGCACAGACTTGGCCGGAGCCATGCAGTTTGCCCGCAATGTGCTGAAAAAGAGGAGCGTATGTTTCATTTTGTCAGACTTTTGGGCAAGTGACTACGATGCGGCTTTGCGAGTGTTGGCTAGGCGACACGACTGCGTGGGCATCCATTGCTGGGACCCCCGCGAACGCAAACTGCCTGATGTCGGTTTGCTCTGCGTGCGCAATGCGGAATCGGGAAAAAAAACATGGCTCGACACCACTGACCCCACCGTTCGGGAACACTACATCGAACGTTTCGACGAGAGCCGCGACTATGCGGCGAAGGCATTCCGGCGTGCCGGGGCCGATTTCATAAGTTTGCAAACAACCGAATCCTACGCCACCACGTTGCTGCATTTCTTTGAAAAAAGAGCGCGTGTAGGCACACATTAA
- a CDS encoding VWA domain-containing protein, translated as MTLAAPLWLFLLLPLAALFWRERRQKEHDAALRLPQDNAHYGGTTWRTGAHRWLAPMRWAALGCLVVAMARPQKTWVQEKVKADAIDIVLTLDISPSMLSRDFEPDRLAVAKRVAIDFVEKRPHDRIGLVAFSAEAFTQCPLTTDRRVVQAFIRELQTGRLEDGTAIGMGLATAVNRLKDSPSRSKIVILLTDGENNAGYISPLQAAEIAQSLGVRVYTVGIGTEGVVMSPAQRLPDGTYAYAPRYMTFDTELLRQIAQMTEGKYYRAYSEADLKDIYDEIDRLEKTKIEVSTVRRTTDYFHWLIGAAVVLLLLEILGRWWLLRTVTM; from the coding sequence GTGACCCTTGCCGCACCACTTTGGCTCTTTTTGCTACTGCCTCTGGCAGCCCTCTTTTGGCGCGAACGCCGCCAAAAAGAGCACGACGCTGCTTTGCGACTGCCACAAGACAACGCCCACTATGGCGGCACCACTTGGCGAACGGGGGCACATCGTTGGCTGGCGCCGATGCGTTGGGCAGCGTTGGGATGCTTGGTGGTGGCGATGGCACGCCCGCAAAAAACATGGGTGCAGGAAAAAGTAAAGGCCGATGCCATAGACATCGTGCTGACGCTTGATATTTCACCATCCATGCTTAGCCGCGACTTCGAGCCTGACCGCCTTGCGGTGGCCAAGCGCGTCGCCATTGATTTTGTGGAAAAACGCCCTCACGACCGCATTGGGCTGGTTGCTTTTTCTGCCGAAGCCTTCACTCAATGCCCACTCACCACCGACCGCCGCGTGGTGCAGGCCTTCATCCGCGAGTTGCAAACAGGTCGCCTCGAAGATGGCACCGCCATTGGGATGGGATTGGCCACCGCGGTCAACCGCCTGAAAGACAGCCCTTCGCGCAGCAAAATCGTGATTTTGCTCACTGATGGCGAAAACAACGCAGGCTACATTTCCCCATTGCAAGCTGCGGAAATAGCCCAATCGCTTGGGGTTAGGGTTTACACGGTCGGCATCGGAACAGAGGGTGTCGTCATGTCGCCTGCGCAGCGTTTGCCCGACGGCACTTACGCCTACGCCCCGCGCTACATGACTTTTGATACAGAGCTGCTTCGCCAAATCGCACAAATGACAGAGGGCAAGTATTACCGTGCGTACTCTGAAGCAGATTTGAAAGACATTTACGACGAAATCGACCGTCTGGAAAAAACAAAAATCGAGGTCAGCACCGTGCGCCGCACGACAGACTATTTTCACTGGCTCATTGGCGCGGCAGTCGTTTTGTTGTTGCTGGAAATTCTGGGAAGGTGGTGGCTACTGCGGACGGTGACTATGTGA
- a CDS encoding VWA domain-containing protein, protein MFRYEHPQHFWLLAAVPLLVLLVGAYWVWRKNALTRLGNVERMMPSFSAQRLWLKTLLLSSGLVLLAIAWANPQLGAKKQTTTQQASDVFIALDISQSMLCQDVAPSRLELAKVFAQKLVQALEGERIGLVFFAGNAFLQMPLSTDYPFILQSIQSASPDLITAQGTAIIAALDLAQQSFGYEPGGGRAVILISDGEDHDEGAVEKARKTYSNGIVVFAVGAGTASGGPIPTDGMGAAQYKRDDKGEIVLTRLNEEMLNKLAQAGGGRSFNIKQGNAAISALRREVGSLQKRALEVRSFAEFESWYQWFLLPALILLLLETLISFRKRNRLSS, encoded by the coding sequence ATGTTTCGCTACGAACACCCCCAACATTTCTGGCTGCTCGCTGCCGTACCCTTGTTGGTGCTGCTGGTAGGTGCGTATTGGGTCTGGCGAAAAAACGCCTTGACGCGGTTGGGCAATGTGGAGCGCATGATGCCAAGTTTTTCAGCGCAGAGGCTGTGGCTCAAAACCCTCTTGCTCTCCTCAGGGCTGGTTTTGCTCGCCATCGCGTGGGCGAATCCACAATTAGGCGCCAAAAAACAAACCACCACTCAGCAAGCTTCCGATGTTTTTATCGCGCTTGATATTTCGCAGAGCATGTTGTGCCAAGATGTGGCTCCCAGCCGCCTCGAACTCGCCAAGGTATTTGCCCAAAAACTTGTGCAGGCACTTGAAGGCGAACGCATTGGCCTAGTGTTTTTTGCCGGCAACGCTTTCTTGCAAATGCCGCTCTCGACGGACTATCCCTTCATCCTTCAAAGCATACAAAGCGCCTCGCCTGACCTTATCACCGCACAAGGAACCGCCATTATAGCAGCACTTGATTTGGCGCAACAATCATTTGGCTACGAGCCGGGTGGGGGCCGGGCCGTCATCCTCATCAGCGATGGCGAAGACCATGACGAAGGTGCTGTGGAAAAAGCCAGAAAGACGTACTCCAATGGCATAGTGGTCTTTGCGGTAGGAGCAGGCACTGCGAGTGGCGGCCCTATCCCCACAGACGGGATGGGAGCAGCGCAATATAAGCGCGACGACAAAGGAGAAATAGTGCTGACCCGCCTCAATGAAGAAATGCTCAACAAGTTGGCCCAAGCAGGCGGTGGTCGGTCTTTCAATATCAAGCAAGGCAATGCCGCTATTTCGGCTTTGCGCCGCGAAGTGGGAAGCTTACAAAAACGCGCCTTAGAAGTGCGTTCTTTTGCTGAATTTGAATCTTGGTATCAGTGGTTTCTATTGCCAGCATTGATACTGCTGCTATTGGAAACCTTGATTTCGTTTAGAAAAAGAAACCGCCTTTCGTCATGA
- a CDS encoding tetratricopeptide repeat protein: protein MSKSICSISLLLFLCSTLWCQSAHKLLRKGDEAFDWERYKDAERHYRDAADLHYGDPQAAYNLGNALYQQGKWEDAEARFGQAARTATDRNFKADALHNLGNALLKQGKYKEAMDAYENSLRLRPGDADSKQNLQMAKKKLKKEEENQKPQSKEQNQPNQQQQPPPSQQEQNQQPQPPQNEQQNQPQQQPNQGQQQEQQPPESPQKLKKEEARRLLETAIGPEDQKNARKYREQRQQPQRSDRRKDW, encoded by the coding sequence ATGAGCAAGTCCATCTGTTCCATATCGCTTTTGCTGTTTTTGTGCTCGACACTGTGGTGCCAATCGGCGCACAAACTGTTGCGCAAAGGTGACGAGGCTTTCGATTGGGAGCGCTACAAGGACGCGGAGAGACATTACCGCGATGCCGCCGACCTCCACTATGGCGACCCGCAAGCGGCTTACAATCTCGGCAATGCCCTCTACCAGCAAGGAAAATGGGAGGATGCCGAGGCCCGGTTTGGCCAAGCAGCCCGCACAGCTACCGACCGCAATTTCAAGGCAGATGCGCTGCACAACTTGGGCAATGCTTTGCTCAAGCAAGGAAAATACAAAGAGGCCATGGATGCTTATGAAAATAGCCTCCGCCTGCGTCCAGGCGATGCCGACTCAAAGCAGAACTTGCAGATGGCCAAAAAGAAATTGAAAAAAGAAGAGGAAAATCAAAAGCCGCAATCAAAAGAACAGAACCAGCCCAACCAACAACAGCAACCCCCACCCTCACAGCAAGAACAAAATCAACAGCCACAACCCCCACAAAACGAGCAGCAAAACCAACCCCAACAACAACCCAATCAAGGTCAGCAGCAAGAACAGCAACCACCCGAAAGCCCTCAAAAATTGAAAAAGGAAGAGGCGCGTCGCCTGCTCGAAACAGCCATCGGGCCGGAAGACCAGAAAAACGCCAGAAAGTACCGCGAGCAGCGTCAACAACCCCAACGAAGCGACAGACGAAAAGATTGGTGA
- a CDS encoding SUMF1/EgtB/PvdO family nonheme iron enzyme codes for MKHPHPVGTKRANALGFHDLSGNVWEWCHDWYDMGYYARTRDAQDPAGPEKGDLRCLRGGAWNNSGKHCRIANRSSRYPDFRDGSVGFRVARRP; via the coding sequence ATGAAACACCCACACCCCGTCGGCACCAAACGGGCCAACGCGCTGGGATTCCATGACCTGAGCGGCAATGTGTGGGAGTGGTGTCACGATTGGTACGACATGGGCTACTATGCCCGCACCCGCGACGCTCAAGACCCTGCCGGGCCCGAAAAGGGGGATTTGCGCTGTTTGCGCGGTGGTGCTTGGAACAATAGCGGGAAGCATTGCCGTATTGCCAACCGCAGTAGCCGATACCCCGATTTCCGCGATGGCAGTGTCGGCTTTAGGGTAGCTCGGCGGCCTTGA